A DNA window from Flavisolibacter ginsenosidimutans contains the following coding sequences:
- a CDS encoding cupin domain-containing protein: MEITATKTFIKDNDIEWEPVAEGMKRKIMAYDKSLMMVKVEFETGGIGTVHQHPHVQISHVERGVFEVEIGGEKQILKAGDVFYVPSNVLHGAVCLESGVLIDIFSPMREDFLK, encoded by the coding sequence ATGGAAATAACAGCAACAAAAACATTCATCAAAGACAATGATATTGAATGGGAGCCCGTGGCCGAAGGAATGAAGCGGAAGATTATGGCTTACGACAAAAGCCTGATGATGGTGAAAGTGGAATTTGAAACAGGCGGCATCGGCACGGTTCATCAACACCCACACGTGCAAATTTCACACGTAGAACGCGGTGTGTTTGAAGTAGAAATTGGCGGCGAAAAACAAATCTTGAAGGCTGGCGATGTCTTTTACGTTCCGTCGAATGTTTTGCACGGCGCGGTTTGTTTGGAAAGCGGTGTGCTCATTGACATCTTCAGCCCGATGCGCGAAGACTTTTTAAAGTAG
- a CDS encoding LacI family DNA-binding transcriptional regulator produces the protein MNKPATIKDIAKTLKISTSTVSRALRNAHDVNPKTRNAVLALSEELSYQPSRLALSLQQKQTHTIGVIVPNLDYVMATMVRGIDEVALEAGYTVMVCQSNESFGREMVNTRRLLDSLVDGFIVSVSSETKVFDHFKKIQQKKMPMVVFDRVSSDLVAPKVKLDNVEGGYLATEHLIEQGYKNIAILAGPKNLAISNDRLEGYLKALKKFKVKPNAELILHCSFNQQDAYETTIELLKRKKHPDAIFTISDRMAIGAMLAIKEKGLRMPADIGLVGFNNEPITSLLSPSISSVDQPAFELGKTAAKLFIEQMHHEEDLSNIERVLKPKLAVRESSQRRKNKFSSAG, from the coding sequence ATGAACAAACCGGCTACCATCAAAGACATTGCAAAAACGCTCAAAATTTCCACGTCAACCGTCTCGCGGGCCTTGCGCAACGCCCATGACGTAAATCCCAAAACCCGCAACGCCGTTCTCGCTTTATCGGAAGAATTAAGCTACCAGCCGAGCCGTCTTGCCTTAAGCCTTCAGCAAAAGCAAACGCACACCATCGGCGTCATTGTTCCCAACCTCGATTACGTAATGGCCACGATGGTACGCGGCATTGACGAAGTGGCGTTGGAAGCAGGATATACGGTAATGGTTTGTCAAAGCAACGAATCGTTCGGGCGGGAGATGGTGAACACAAGGCGCCTGCTTGACAGCCTGGTGGACGGTTTTATTGTATCGGTTTCAAGCGAAACAAAAGTGTTTGACCACTTCAAAAAAATACAGCAAAAGAAAATGCCGATGGTGGTGTTTGACCGCGTGAGCAGCGACCTTGTTGCACCCAAGGTAAAGCTTGACAACGTGGAAGGCGGTTACTTAGCCACAGAACATTTGATTGAACAGGGTTACAAGAACATTGCAATTCTTGCAGGACCCAAAAACCTTGCTATCAGCAACGACCGGCTGGAGGGCTATTTGAAAGCGTTGAAGAAATTCAAGGTAAAGCCCAACGCCGAATTGATTCTTCATTGCAGCTTTAATCAACAAGATGCCTACGAGACAACTATCGAATTACTAAAGCGCAAAAAACATCCCGATGCCATCTTTACCATCAGTGACCGAATGGCCATTGGCGCTATGCTTGCAATAAAAGAAAAAGGTCTGCGCATGCCGGCCGACATTGGTCTTGTTGGCTTTAACAACGAACCGATAACCAGCCTGCTTTCGCCTTCTATTTCCAGCGTTGATCAGCCGGCGTTTGAACTTGGCAAGACAGCCGCCAAATTGTTCATTGAACAAATGCACCACGAAGAGGATTTGAGCAACATAGAACGGGTGCTAAAGCCAAAGCTTGCCGTTCGGGAATCATCGCAACGCAGAAAAAATAAATTTTCTTCTGCCGGTTAA
- a CDS encoding polysaccharide lyase family protein translates to MLKKNYAVAAAFFVVAIIKADAQKTTDNAPVTVTEDGTTYTLANGYIAFKVNKRTGDLVSLRTTNTVTPGVELMGYVSGHHAGYWEQSPALAPREVTTITIDPATVNGERGEVSIKGYSDGKSILGPNPTAAGQQGGLIADLEIRYTLERGAKGLYTYAIFTHQDSYPAGSVGESRFGFKLNGAVFDWLSVDNKRNFLMPTGKDWDSAIDLNMKEARRLVTGVYKGRAEHKYDYSAKQSTIPAFGWSSTKEKVGLYIINPSFEYLSSGPNHYELTGHLDDGDGGDPTLLNYWRGTHYGGSVLNFAANEHWTKVVGPMFIYVPTGKYPNALWTDALKQAKAEQARWPYDWVKGVDYTPATERSTVRGRFMLVDPQAPMPTFTNLLVGLSYPDEAPLPFTPRPMRDSTAFNRSETPRQEVIDTTVHRLPNGQIANRGTYLPPRQQGQRNFAFPPQPINWQNDAKHYEFWTDGAADGSFILNNVRPGTYQLHAVADGVMGAYDATAKITITPGQKIDLETIEWKPVRYGRQIFQIGTPNRSASEFFKGDDHWHWGLYIDYAKYFPNDVTFTVGKSNPAKDWYIYHVPHDTVFRADGKDFGRATPWTIKFTMPAGMPTSGKATLRFGIAGSGARSLGITVNGNDLGLFNDIGGGGASPIRDGIEGTWVEKDFYFDASLLKQGENTIVLTVPAGGVANGMCYDAIRLEVAAN, encoded by the coding sequence GTGTTGAAAAAAAATTACGCCGTTGCCGCTGCTTTCTTTGTGGTTGCAATCATAAAAGCCGATGCACAAAAAACAACGGACAACGCACCGGTTACCGTTACGGAAGACGGGACGACCTACACCTTGGCAAACGGGTACATTGCTTTCAAGGTAAACAAACGTACCGGCGACCTTGTCTCGCTGAGAACCACGAATACCGTTACGCCGGGAGTTGAACTTATGGGCTATGTTTCGGGTCATCACGCAGGTTACTGGGAGCAAAGTCCCGCTCTTGCGCCGCGGGAAGTAACCACCATCACCATTGACCCCGCTACCGTAAACGGTGAACGCGGCGAAGTTTCCATCAAAGGTTATTCGGACGGGAAATCTATTCTTGGTCCCAACCCAACGGCCGCAGGACAACAAGGTGGATTGATTGCCGACCTGGAAATCCGCTACACATTGGAAAGAGGAGCAAAGGGACTTTACACGTATGCCATCTTTACGCATCAAGACAGCTATCCGGCCGGTTCGGTGGGAGAGTCCCGTTTTGGTTTTAAATTGAACGGTGCCGTCTTTGATTGGTTGTCGGTAGACAACAAGCGAAATTTCTTGATGCCAACAGGAAAAGATTGGGATTCGGCAATTGACTTGAACATGAAAGAAGCCCGCCGCCTTGTAACCGGTGTTTACAAAGGCCGTGCGGAACACAAGTATGATTATTCGGCCAAGCAATCAACGATACCGGCTTTTGGCTGGTCGTCAACAAAGGAAAAGGTAGGTCTCTACATTATCAATCCTTCGTTCGAATATCTTTCCAGTGGCCCGAACCATTACGAATTAACGGGTCACTTGGATGACGGCGACGGAGGCGATCCAACGCTGTTGAACTATTGGCGCGGCACGCATTACGGCGGAAGTGTGCTCAATTTTGCTGCGAATGAACATTGGACAAAAGTGGTTGGGCCGATGTTCATTTACGTTCCAACCGGCAAATATCCCAACGCACTTTGGACCGATGCGTTGAAACAGGCAAAGGCCGAGCAAGCACGTTGGCCTTATGATTGGGTAAAGGGCGTTGATTATACGCCGGCAACTGAACGATCAACTGTAAGGGGAAGGTTCATGTTGGTTGATCCGCAGGCACCGATGCCAACGTTTACCAACTTGCTTGTCGGTCTTTCTTATCCCGACGAAGCACCACTGCCTTTTACGCCACGTCCCATGCGGGATTCGACAGCATTTAACCGTTCGGAAACGCCACGACAAGAAGTGATTGACACAACTGTACACCGCTTACCCAATGGACAAATTGCCAATCGCGGTACCTATCTGCCTCCACGCCAACAAGGCCAACGAAATTTTGCCTTTCCGCCGCAACCAATCAACTGGCAGAACGATGCCAAGCATTATGAATTTTGGACGGACGGCGCTGCCGATGGAAGCTTTATTCTCAACAACGTTCGTCCCGGCACTTACCAATTGCATGCGGTTGCCGATGGAGTGATGGGAGCTTACGATGCCACAGCAAAAATTACCATCACTCCCGGTCAGAAAATAGATTTAGAAACCATCGAATGGAAGCCGGTGCGTTACGGAAGACAAATCTTTCAAATAGGAACGCCCAACCGTTCGGCAAGTGAATTTTTTAAAGGCGATGATCACTGGCATTGGGGCTTATATATTGATTACGCCAAGTATTTTCCGAACGATGTTACATTCACAGTAGGCAAATCCAACCCGGCAAAGGATTGGTACATTTATCACGTTCCGCACGACACTGTGTTCAGGGCCGACGGCAAAGACTTCGGCCGCGCCACGCCGTGGACCATTAAATTTACGATGCCCGCCGGTATGCCCACGTCCGGCAAAGCCACGCTTCGTTTCGGCATCGCCGGTTCCGGCGCCCGTTCATTGGGAATTACAGTAAACGGAAATGATCTCGGTCTCTTTAACGATATCGGCGGCGGTGGCGCCAGTCCTATCCGCGATGGCATTGAAGGAACCTGGGTGGAAAAAGATTTTTATTTCGACGCATCGCTTTTAAAACAAGGTGAGAATACAATTGTGCTAACGGTGCCTGCCGGTGGTGTTGCGAACGGAATGTGTTATGATGCGATAAGGCTGGAAGTGGCAGCGAATTAA
- a CDS encoding MFS transporter, translating into MKLKGLRWWIIGLIGLATVINYIDRSAINIMWPYIYKEFGIADVDNKSALALITTFFMIAYAIGQTATGKMMDAIGTRLGMVVSILGWSISIALHSIARSLVSFNIFRAMLGLSEAGNWPGATKSNAEWFPAKERAIAQGIFGAGASLGSVVAAPAIASLYLAFGWRVTFILIAVLGLVWILPWLLVNKAAPDKHPWLTEGERQHILSDTKLKKTETVKPYTWRELLQFKNTWGILLSRFFIDPVWWMFVTWLPTFLKEQFHFDIKQVGAFAWLPYLFAAIGGLLGGFYSSWRIRKGAEASKARKEAVTIGSVLMLLSLVLTAYNLSALKENIPLAIGLISTTLFGFQFLINNLQTLPADYFHGKNVGTVAGMGGTTAVAGTLITTWSVPFITKTGYVSFFILGAAMVPLAWLCITFITSKQSKHNKEILRPELETR; encoded by the coding sequence ATGAAACTAAAAGGCCTTCGTTGGTGGATCATTGGTTTGATTGGGTTGGCAACGGTTATCAACTACATTGACCGCAGCGCCATCAACATCATGTGGCCCTACATCTACAAAGAGTTTGGCATTGCCGATGTTGACAACAAATCGGCGTTAGCCTTAATCACTACCTTCTTCATGATCGCTTACGCCATCGGGCAAACGGCAACGGGCAAAATGATGGATGCAATCGGAACACGATTAGGAATGGTGGTTTCAATATTAGGCTGGAGCATATCCATCGCCTTGCATTCCATTGCACGTTCTTTGGTTTCGTTTAATATTTTCCGCGCCATGCTTGGCCTCAGCGAAGCGGGCAACTGGCCCGGTGCAACAAAGAGCAATGCCGAATGGTTTCCGGCAAAAGAAAGAGCCATTGCGCAGGGCATTTTTGGCGCGGGTGCTTCCTTGGGTTCTGTTGTGGCAGCGCCGGCCATAGCATCTTTGTACCTTGCTTTTGGCTGGCGTGTAACGTTTATCTTAATCGCAGTATTGGGCCTTGTCTGGATTCTTCCCTGGCTCCTCGTGAACAAAGCCGCACCTGATAAGCATCCGTGGTTAACCGAAGGCGAACGGCAACACATTTTGAGCGATACCAAGCTTAAAAAAACAGAAACGGTCAAGCCTTACACCTGGCGCGAATTGTTGCAATTCAAAAACACCTGGGGCATTTTGCTTTCGCGTTTCTTTATTGATCCGGTGTGGTGGATGTTTGTGACCTGGCTGCCAACTTTTTTAAAAGAACAGTTTCATTTCGACATCAAACAAGTGGGTGCCTTTGCATGGTTGCCGTATCTGTTCGCGGCCATCGGCGGCTTGCTCGGTGGCTTTTATTCTTCCTGGCGAATCCGAAAAGGCGCAGAAGCAAGCAAGGCAAGAAAGGAAGCCGTTACCATTGGCTCTGTGTTGATGCTTTTGTCGCTTGTGCTAACGGCTTACAATCTTTCTGCCTTGAAAGAAAACATTCCCTTGGCGATTGGCTTAATCAGCACAACGCTGTTTGGCTTTCAGTTTCTCATCAACAATTTGCAAACACTACCGGCCGATTATTTCCACGGAAAGAATGTGGGAACGGTAGCGGGCATGGGCGGCACAACCGCCGTTGCCGGAACCTTGATTACAACCTGGTCTGTACCCTTCATTACAAAAACCGGTTACGTTTCCTTCTTCATTTTAGGTGCGGCGATGGTGCCGCTGGCCTGGCTTTGCATTACGTTCATTACAAGTAAGCAATCAAAACACAACAAAGAGATTTTGCGTCCCGAATTGGAAACTCGTTAA
- the dnaA gene encoding chromosomal replication initiator protein DnaA, translating to MDKSAEQVWTRCLSIIKDIVEWQHFKTWFEPIQPIALKESILIIQVPSQFFYEYLEEHYVNLLAKTLKRELGKEARLEYRIMVDGGNNYNKPVTVDMAGHSYKTFVNNEMDFPLVINTPVKNPFVIPGLKKMHIDPQLNPNYTFESYIEGDCNRVARRAGKTVAEKPGANSFNPLVVYGGVGLGKTHLAQAIGNEVKRLSPNRVVLYVSSEKFINQFVDHSRNNAINDFIHFYQLIDVLIIDDVQFFNRAEKSQDALFAIFNHLHQSGKQLILTSDKPPKDLEGVQERLLSRFRWGLSADISMPDYETRIEILEQKMKNDGLEMPKEVVKYIAYNINNNIRELEGALISLLAQSSLNRKEIDLDLAKKVLRNFVKTASKEITIETIQKMVCEYYEVPYDKLLQKTRKREIVQARQITMYLAKAFTKNSLKTIGEHFGGRDHTTVIHSCQTVKDLMDTDTSFRDSVMELQQKVQLAAM from the coding sequence ATGGACAAGAGCGCTGAACAAGTTTGGACCCGGTGTCTTTCAATCATCAAGGATATTGTGGAGTGGCAGCATTTTAAAACCTGGTTCGAGCCCATCCAACCAATTGCTTTAAAAGAAAGCATTTTAATCATTCAGGTGCCAAGCCAATTCTTTTACGAGTACCTCGAAGAGCACTACGTAAATCTTTTGGCCAAAACGTTGAAGCGTGAGTTGGGCAAGGAGGCACGCCTCGAATACCGCATTATGGTTGACGGAGGCAACAACTACAACAAGCCCGTCACCGTTGACATGGCCGGGCACAGTTACAAAACTTTTGTGAACAACGAAATGGATTTTCCGCTGGTAATAAACACACCGGTAAAAAATCCGTTTGTTATTCCGGGATTGAAAAAGATGCACATTGATCCGCAACTCAATCCCAATTACACTTTCGAATCTTACATTGAAGGTGACTGCAATCGCGTGGCACGAAGGGCTGGTAAAACTGTTGCCGAAAAGCCGGGCGCCAATTCCTTTAATCCACTGGTTGTTTACGGCGGCGTGGGTTTGGGGAAAACCCATTTAGCACAGGCCATCGGTAACGAGGTAAAACGCTTGTCGCCAAACAGAGTTGTGTTGTACGTAAGTTCTGAAAAATTCATCAACCAGTTTGTTGATCACAGCCGCAACAACGCCATCAACGACTTCATTCATTTTTACCAGTTGATCGATGTGTTGATTATAGATGACGTGCAGTTCTTCAACCGCGCAGAAAAGTCGCAGGATGCGCTGTTCGCCATCTTTAATCATTTGCACCAATCGGGCAAGCAATTAATTCTTACAAGTGACAAGCCGCCAAAAGATTTGGAAGGCGTGCAGGAACGTTTGTTGAGCCGTTTTCGCTGGGGGTTAAGTGCGGACATTTCAATGCCGGATTATGAAACACGCATTGAAATATTAGAACAGAAGATGAAGAACGACGGGCTGGAGATGCCAAAAGAAGTTGTCAAATACATTGCGTACAACATCAACAACAACATTCGCGAGTTGGAAGGCGCATTGATTTCCTTGTTGGCACAATCTTCGCTCAACCGCAAGGAAATTGATTTAGACTTAGCAAAAAAAGTGTTGCGAAACTTTGTAAAAACAGCCAGCAAGGAAATCACCATCGAAACCATTCAAAAGATGGTGTGCGAATATTACGAAGTACCTTACGATAAACTTTTGCAAAAGACCCGCAAACGTGAAATTGTGCAGGCAAGGCAAATCACCATGTACCTCGCCAAGGCCTTCACCAAGAATTCACTCAAAACCATTGGCGAACATTTTGGCGGCAGAGATCATACTACAGTGATTCACTCTTGCCAAACCGTAAAAGATTTGATGGATACCGATACATCCTTCCGCGACAGTGTAATGGAGTTGCAACAAAAAGTGCAGCTCGCGGCCATGTAA
- the purQ gene encoding phosphoribosylformylglycinamidine synthase subunit PurQ, translating into MKFGVVVFPGSNCDRDVHDALVHDLKQECIMLWHKNEDLSQFTLDDCIVLPGGFSYGDYLRTGAIARFSPIMKSVVEFAKRGGKVLGICNGFQILCEAHLLPGALLRNEEQKFICRNIFIKDADGDVLKIPIAHGEGRYYANEETVNELEENGRVLLHYCDENGNITPEANHNGSVRNIAGICNKERNVFGMMPHPERACSAALGNTDGRKLFNKLFLTANIATASTVHN; encoded by the coding sequence ATGAAATTTGGCGTTGTTGTTTTCCCCGGTTCCAATTGCGACAGAGACGTGCACGATGCGCTGGTGCACGATTTAAAGCAAGAATGCATCATGCTTTGGCACAAGAACGAAGACCTTTCGCAGTTTACATTAGATGATTGCATCGTTCTTCCCGGCGGTTTTTCTTACGGCGATTATTTGCGCACCGGCGCCATTGCCCGCTTCTCTCCCATCATGAAAAGTGTCGTTGAATTTGCGAAGCGCGGCGGCAAGGTTTTGGGCATTTGCAACGGCTTTCAAATTTTGTGTGAAGCCCATCTATTGCCCGGCGCACTGCTGCGCAACGAAGAACAAAAATTTATCTGCCGCAACATTTTTATAAAAGATGCAGACGGTGATGTTTTAAAAATTCCCATCGCACACGGTGAAGGGCGCTACTATGCAAATGAAGAAACAGTAAACGAACTGGAAGAGAACGGACGAGTGCTTTTACACTACTGCGATGAAAACGGAAACATTACACCGGAAGCCAACCACAACGGCTCCGTGCGAAACATTGCGGGCATTTGCAACAAGGAAAGAAATGTGTTTGGAATGATGCCCCATCCGGAGCGTGCCTGCTCTGCAGCGCTTGGCAATACCGATGGCCGCAAACTCTTTAACAAATTATTTTTAACGGCTAACATCGCAACCGCATCTACGGTTCATAATTAA
- a CDS encoding heparinase II/III domain-containing protein — translation MRLLAFVFSFIFSVPLQAQHPVAFATKTELEGVKKSIAAYPVLQKSFAEIKTDVDAWLGRDIDVPVPKDPAGGYTHDRHKANYTLMFNSGLLYNLTSDFRYATLVKNLLLKYAKLNPALKNHPQATSSSPGRIFWQALNDANWLVYTGMAYDLVRNSLTADERTKIENGAFKPEVNFLTQDLKSWFNLIHNHGVWACAGVGIVGIATGNKDYVDMALYGTEKDGKAGFLAQLNGLFSPDGYYTEGPYYIRYAILPFYIFANALNNVKPELKIFQYRNSILKKALEAGLQQTNINGRFFPVNDALKEKDFTSTELVAAVDIAWEVYGKEEGLLTVAKKQDRVLLNRGGASIAAALTNSKNIKPYYPYKSVEFTDGAKGNEGGISFLRVDKDANLTTLVFKYASHGLSHGHFDQLGISLFDKGSEILQDYGSARFVNIEQKWGGRYLPENKGYAAQTIAHNTVVVDEKSQFNAKEEVAENYHGEKLFSSFGNPAVQAISAKQENAYPGVSLHRTLYLLQLPEGKKLVVDLFNTTSTAPHQYDLPFQYNGQVIKASFNYKASTAMQKPLGTKNGYQYLWKEAEANLRDTLAQFTFLNKKTYYTISSLITDSAQIIFTRTGANDPDFNLRREPSYIIRKRGAAETFVNVIEVHGEFDPVSEFSTASYPSVQQITLKQSDEQYTVVEIRIGEDVLVIAQCNEDFSTNKEHSLHLTNATIKWTGPFTVLYDGSPLK, via the coding sequence ATGCGTTTGCTTGCTTTTGTTTTTTCCTTCATTTTTTCCGTGCCATTACAGGCGCAACACCCTGTTGCCTTTGCCACAAAGACCGAACTGGAAGGCGTGAAAAAAAGCATTGCCGCATATCCCGTTCTGCAAAAATCCTTTGCCGAAATAAAGACCGATGTTGATGCCTGGCTCGGAAGAGACATTGACGTTCCCGTGCCGAAAGATCCCGCCGGCGGTTACACTCACGACCGGCACAAAGCCAATTACACTTTAATGTTTAACAGCGGCTTGCTGTACAACCTCACCAGCGACTTTCGCTACGCAACGCTTGTGAAAAACCTGTTGCTGAAATATGCGAAGCTGAATCCTGCATTGAAGAATCATCCGCAGGCAACAAGCAGTTCGCCGGGACGAATTTTTTGGCAGGCGTTGAACGATGCCAACTGGCTTGTTTATACCGGCATGGCTTACGACCTGGTGCGCAACAGTTTAACAGCCGATGAAAGAACAAAAATTGAAAACGGCGCATTTAAACCCGAAGTAAATTTTCTCACACAAGATTTAAAGTCCTGGTTTAATCTCATTCACAACCACGGTGTGTGGGCTTGTGCAGGCGTGGGCATTGTGGGCATCGCCACCGGCAACAAAGATTACGTGGACATGGCGCTTTACGGTACGGAGAAAGACGGCAAGGCAGGCTTTTTGGCGCAGCTTAACGGGCTCTTTTCGCCCGATGGTTATTATACAGAAGGACCTTACTACATTCGTTATGCCATTCTGCCTTTTTACATTTTTGCAAACGCCCTGAACAACGTAAAACCCGAACTAAAAATATTTCAGTACCGCAACAGCATTTTGAAAAAAGCACTCGAAGCAGGTTTGCAGCAAACGAACATCAACGGACGATTTTTCCCGGTAAACGATGCGCTGAAGGAAAAAGATTTCACCTCAACCGAATTGGTGGCCGCAGTTGACATTGCCTGGGAGGTTTATGGCAAAGAAGAAGGGTTGCTTACCGTTGCCAAGAAGCAAGACCGTGTGTTGCTCAACCGTGGTGGCGCTTCCATTGCGGCAGCTTTAACAAACAGCAAAAACATTAAGCCTTATTATCCGTATAAATCCGTTGAATTTACAGACGGCGCAAAGGGTAATGAAGGCGGCATCAGTTTTTTGCGTGTGGACAAAGACGCAAATCTTACAACGCTCGTTTTCAAGTACGCTTCACACGGTCTTTCGCACGGGCATTTTGACCAGTTGGGCATCTCTTTGTTTGACAAAGGCAGCGAGATTTTACAGGATTACGGGTCGGCGCGTTTTGTAAATATCGAACAAAAATGGGGCGGCCGTTACCTGCCCGAAAACAAAGGCTACGCGGCACAAACCATCGCACACAATACAGTGGTTGTTGACGAGAAAAGCCAGTTTAATGCAAAAGAAGAAGTGGCCGAAAACTACCACGGCGAGAAGTTGTTTTCTTCGTTCGGCAATCCCGCTGTTCAGGCCATTAGCGCAAAACAGGAAAACGCCTATCCCGGTGTTTCACTTCACCGCACACTTTACCTGCTTCAATTGCCCGAAGGCAAAAAGCTGGTGGTTGATTTGTTCAACACAACATCAACTGCGCCGCATCAATACGATTTGCCGTTTCAGTACAACGGGCAGGTAATTAAAGCATCGTTCAACTACAAAGCATCAACCGCAATGCAAAAGCCTTTGGGAACAAAAAACGGTTATCAATATTTGTGGAAGGAGGCTGAAGCAAACCTTCGCGACACGCTGGCGCAATTCACGTTTTTGAACAAAAAAACCTATTATACAATTTCATCGCTGATAACTGATTCGGCACAAATCATTTTTACCCGCACCGGTGCGAACGACCCGGATTTTAACCTGCGACGCGAACCGTCGTACATCATTCGCAAACGCGGTGCGGCCGAAACTTTTGTCAACGTTATTGAAGTACACGGAGAGTTTGATCCGGTCAGCGAATTCTCAACGGCCTCTTATCCATCGGTTCAGCAAATCACACTAAAACAAAGTGACGAACAATACACCGTGGTGGAAATACGCATTGGGGAAGATGTGTTGGTGATTGCGCAATGCAACGAGGATTTTTCAACGAACAAAGAACATTCTCTGCACTTAACAAACGCAACGATAAAATGGACCGGTCCGTTCACGGTTTTGTACGACGGCAGTCCTTTGAAATAA
- a CDS encoding chondroitinase-B domain-containing protein gives MIQVLAWLLLLACGKKTIPDETTPTTNTTTVERTVHVSTSSELKAALLDAKPGDDIVMAEGVYAGRFVIEATAAGTVAKPIVLRGSRNAVLDAGSIQTGYVLYLQGSYWNLKGFTITNGLKGLIMDGSQHSVIDDLKIFSIGEEALHLRKFSSNNTVQNCEIMQTGLKTPDYGEGIYIGSAKNNWSTYTNGDPDKCDSNKILSNTLGPSVAAECIDVKEGTTAGIIRGNNFDATGITGANSADSWIDVKGNGYLIENNTGTNPGGSIFKDGYQVHVAVSGWGNNNAFKNNNCTVNAAGYGFNIQLSGSNGTSSGNKVYSNNTVTGAASGVSNISLSN, from the coding sequence GTGATACAAGTTTTAGCGTGGCTCCTGCTACTGGCTTGCGGCAAGAAAACAATTCCGGACGAAACAACCCCCACAACAAACACAACAACCGTTGAGCGAACCGTTCATGTTTCCACTTCTTCGGAATTAAAAGCCGCTTTGCTGGATGCAAAACCCGGTGACGACATTGTGATGGCCGAGGGCGTTTATGCCGGCAGGTTTGTGATTGAAGCAACGGCGGCTGGCACGGTTGCAAAACCCATCGTTCTGCGCGGAAGCCGCAACGCGGTGTTGGATGCGGGCAGCATTCAAACGGGTTATGTTTTGTATTTGCAGGGAAGTTATTGGAATCTAAAAGGCTTTACCATTACCAATGGTTTGAAGGGTTTGATAATGGACGGTTCTCAACACAGCGTCATTGATGATTTGAAGATTTTTTCCATTGGAGAAGAAGCCTTGCACCTGCGCAAGTTCAGCTCAAACAACACCGTGCAGAATTGTGAAATAATGCAAACCGGGTTGAAGACTCCCGACTATGGAGAAGGTATCTACATCGGCTCTGCAAAAAACAACTGGAGCACTTATACAAACGGCGATCCGGATAAATGCGATTCAAATAAAATTCTTTCCAACACCCTTGGTCCAAGCGTTGCGGCTGAATGCATTGACGTAAAAGAAGGCACAACGGCAGGCATCATTCGTGGAAACAATTTTGATGCGACCGGCATTACCGGAGCAAATTCGGCCGATAGTTGGATTGATGTGAAAGGCAACGGTTATCTCATTGAAAACAATACCGGCACCAATCCCGGCGGAAGCATTTTTAAAGACGGTTATCAGGTGCACGTGGCGGTTTCGGGCTGGGGCAACAACAATGCATTTAAGAACAACAACTGCACGGTCAATGCAGCCGGTTATGGCTTTAACATTCAACTGAGTGGAAGCAACGGAACGTCGAGCGGCAATAAAGTTTACAGCAACAACACAGTAACGGGAGCCGCAAGTGGTGTTTCAAATATTTCATTAAGCAATTAA
- a CDS encoding protein-disulfide reductase DsbD domain-containing protein, whose protein sequence is MKRLFLFITVIVVAGAASAQIANPVNWTFTSKKLGENIYEVQMTANIQQGWHLYSQSQPKDAIAQPTSFAFNKNPLVEMDGKVKEAGKMEKFSDKELGVSANQYSKQVTFVQKVKLKGKAKSNVGGNVTFQTCDDKKCLPPKTINFSVALN, encoded by the coding sequence ATGAAAAGACTGTTTCTTTTTATCACTGTTATCGTTGTTGCAGGTGCGGCATCTGCGCAAATCGCTAATCCGGTTAACTGGACGTTTACGAGCAAAAAGCTTGGCGAAAATATTTACGAAGTACAAATGACCGCCAACATTCAACAAGGCTGGCACTTGTACTCGCAATCGCAACCGAAAGATGCCATAGCTCAACCCACATCGTTCGCTTTCAACAAAAACCCGTTGGTAGAAATGGACGGGAAGGTGAAAGAGGCCGGCAAGATGGAAAAATTTTCGGATAAAGAGCTGGGCGTTTCCGCCAATCAATACAGCAAGCAGGTAACCTTTGTACAAAAAGTAAAATTGAAAGGCAAGGCCAAATCAAATGTGGGCGGTAATGTTACCTTTCAAACTTGTGACGATAAGAAATGTCTGCCACCCAAGACCATTAACTTCAGTGTGGCTTTAAATTAA